In Populus nigra chromosome 1, ddPopNigr1.1, whole genome shotgun sequence, one genomic interval encodes:
- the LOC133684487 gene encoding methylsterol monooxygenase 1-1-like, producing MLPYSTLDEASAALGRNLTVAETLWFNYSAKKSDYYLFCHNILFLFLIFSVVPLPLFFTSLWRSAGLDKYKIQPKVKLSPSEEFKCYKDVMFMFFFVVGPLQLVSYPSIKMIGIRTGLPLPSGWEIFLQLLVYFMVEDYTNYWIHRFLHGKWGYEKIHKVHHEYTAPIGFAAPYAHWAEILILGIPSFLGPAMVPGHMITFWLWIALRQIEAIETHSGYNFPWTPTKYIPFYGGADYHDYHHYVGGQSQSNFASVFTYCDFIYGTDKGYRFQKKLLRKLKEGVENGGEQNGGSYHIATQDLKSD from the exons ATGCTCCCGTACTCCACCCTCGACGAGGCATCGGCGGCGCTAGGAAGGAATTTGACTGTAGCGGAGACATTGTGGTTCAATTACTCTGCAAAAAAGTCTGATTATTATCTATTTTGCCACAacatcttgtttctttttctgatcTTCTCTGTCGTGCCTTTACCCTTGTTCTTCACGAGTCTCTGGCGATCTGCTGGGCTTGACAAGTACAAGATTCAGCCTAAAGTCAAGCTGTCTCCTTCTGAAGAGTTCAAGTGTTACAAGGATGTTATGTTCATGTTCTTTTTTGTCGTGGGGCCTTTACAATTGGTTTCCTACCCTTCCATTAAG ATGATTGGGATTCGAACAGGTTTGCCATTGCCCTCCGGATGGGAAATCTTTCTACAGTTGTTGGTGTATTTCATGGTTGAGGACTATACCAATTACTGGATCCACAGATTTCTTCATGGTAAATGGGGATACGAGAAAATTCACAAGGTTCACCATGAATATACAGCTCCCATTGGGTTTGCTGCCCCATATGCGCACTGGGCTGAAATTTTGATCCTTGGAATTCCATCTTTTCTTGGTCCAGCAATGGTTCCTGGGCACATGATCACATTTTGGTTGTGGATTGCTTTACGGCAGATTGAGGCAATTGAGACGCACAGCGG TTACAACTTTCCCTGGACTCCCACAAAATATATTCCATTTTATGGTGGTGCAGACTACCATGATTACCATCATTATGTTGGAGGACAAAGCCAGAGCAACTTTGCATCAGTGTTCACTTACTGTGATTTTATTTATGGAACTGATAAG GGTTATCGGTTTCAGAAGAAGCTTCTTCGGAAG TTGAAAGAGGGAGTGGAAAATGGTGGTGAGCAGAATGGAGGTTCCTACCATATTGCTACACAAGATCTTAAATCTGACTAG